The window AGAACTCCGCACCCTCGGGGAGGACGCTCTCGTAGGCGGTGACAGTGTGACCGCGCGAACTCGTGTTTCGCCACACGACTTCGTCGCCGACTTCGACGGTGACGACCGGTGGGTCGAACGCGACGGCGGTCATCCCGACGTCGAACTCTCCGTTGGACGCCAGCGTCGTTGCACACCCGGCGAGGCTGGCAGTTACGGCCGTCCCCGCGGCGGCGAGAAACGCGCGTCGTGTCTGGCGGCCATCTGAGGACCCA is drawn from Haloferax litoreum and contains these coding sequences:
- a CDS encoding cupredoxin domain-containing protein, whose translation is MRDDGSSDGRQTRRAFLAAAGTAVTASLAGCATTLASNGEFDVGMTAVAFDPPVVTVEVGDEVVWRNTSSRGHTVTAYESVLPEGAEFFASGGYEDEQTARKSYSNSLGGLIDSGETYSYTFNVPGEYEYLCIPHEQAGMVGTVVVEE